The DNA region AACGGTTAGTCTAGGCATAATCAAAATCCTCTGAATTAAGTTTAAATACTTATATTTATGTAGGGGCGTAGGCGTAGTTCGCTACAGGCATCGCATTCTATGAATTGTTTCTGCATTCAGAATAATGTCTTGTCTGACAGGCTGATAGCCATTTCTATAGCCTGAAAATTACCTATGTATATTACAAAAAAATAAAATTTTATTACCTTTTACTCAGTACAATTACTACTATTTTAATATGTAATACGATTTATCTTTAGACGTATTACAATATTTTATTGAGTAAATCTATTTATTTGGTTAATCTTTAGCATTTAGCCATGAACCATTGTAGAACTGCACCTACAGGGCAAGTAAATCGATAGAATAATGCTCTGTACAATTGGTGCATTATTTCCATGACCGCCACATCTCCTGCTTTCTCCCCTCAAGAAATCGCTGCTGAAGGTCTTAAACCAGAAGAATACGCAGAAATTGTCCGTCGGTTAGGGCGTCATCCCAACAAAGCTGAACTGGGAATGTTTGGGGTAATGTGGTCAGAGCATTGCTGTTACAAAAATTCTCGACCTCTACTCAAACAATTTCCCACTGAGGGGTCCCGCATCCTCGTGGGGCCTGGTGAAAATGCTGGTGTTGTAGATTTGGGCGACGGACTCCAACTAGCTTTTAAGATTGAATCCCATAACCACCCATCAGCTGTAGAACCATTTCAAGGAGCAGCAACGGGAGTAGGTGGTATTCTCAGAGATATTTTTACAATGGGTGCGCGTCCCATTGCTCTATTAAATTCCCTGCGCTTCGGTTCCCTAGAAGATGCCAAAACTCAAAGGCTGTTCCAAGGTGTAGTGGCGGGAATTTCACATTATGGTAATTGTGTGGGAGTACCCACGGTTGGCGGCGAAGTGTACTTTGACCCGGCTTATTCTGGTAATCCCCTGGTGAACGTTATGGCACTAGGGTTGATGGAAACACCAGAAATCGTCAAATCTGGAGCATCTGGCTTAGGCAATCCCGTGCTTTATGTTGGTTCCACTACCGGGCGCGATGGGATGGGAGGCGCAAGTTTTGCCAGTGCAGAATTGAGCGATCAGTCAATAGACGATCGCCCTGCTGTGCAAGTGGGCGATCCATTTTTGGAAAAGTCGTTAATTGAAGCTTGTCTGGAAGCTTTTAAGACAGGTGCAGTTGTCGCCGCCCAGGATATGGGAGCAGCAGGTATCACCTGTTCTACTTCAGAGATGGCAGCAAAAGGCGCTGTGGGAATTGAACTAGATTTAGATAAAATTCCCGCAAGAGAAAGGGGGATGGTTCCTTATGAATATCTGCTTTCGGAATCTCAAGAACGAATGCTGTTCGTTGCCCACAAGGGGCGTGAGCAGGAATTAATCGACATTTTCCACCGTTGGGGACTTCAGGCCGTTGTAGCTGGTACTGTCATCGCTGAACCCATCGTGCGGATTCTCTTTGAAGGTAAAGTAGCAGCAGAAATTCCCGCCGAGGCTTTGGCGGAGAATACCCCACTATATAATCGGGAATTGTTGACAGAACCGCCAGAATATGCTCGTCAAGCTTGGGAATGGACACCTGATTCCTTACCTGCTTGCACAAATGCTGGAATAGAACTCCCTGAAGGCGTGCAAAGTTGGAATGATATTCTGTTAACTTTGCTCGATACACCCACGATCGCATCTAAAAACTGGGTATATCGTCAGTATGACCATCAAGTACAAAATAATACGGTAATACTCCCAGGTGGTGCAGATGCGGCTGTTATTCGTTTGCGCCCCCTTGAAGAAATCCCCAATCTAAAATCCCAAATCCCAAATCTAAAATCAGGAGTGGCAGCAACGGTAGATTGCAATCCTCGCTATGTTTATCTTGACCCTTACGAAGGGGCTAAGGCAGTGGTGGCAGAAGCTGCACGCAATCTTAGCTGTGTGGGTGCAGAACCTCTG from Nostoc commune NIES-4072 includes:
- the purL gene encoding phosphoribosylformylglycinamidine synthase subunit PurL; this translates as MTATSPAFSPQEIAAEGLKPEEYAEIVRRLGRHPNKAELGMFGVMWSEHCCYKNSRPLLKQFPTEGSRILVGPGENAGVVDLGDGLQLAFKIESHNHPSAVEPFQGAATGVGGILRDIFTMGARPIALLNSLRFGSLEDAKTQRLFQGVVAGISHYGNCVGVPTVGGEVYFDPAYSGNPLVNVMALGLMETPEIVKSGASGLGNPVLYVGSTTGRDGMGGASFASAELSDQSIDDRPAVQVGDPFLEKSLIEACLEAFKTGAVVAAQDMGAAGITCSTSEMAAKGAVGIELDLDKIPARERGMVPYEYLLSESQERMLFVAHKGREQELIDIFHRWGLQAVVAGTVIAEPIVRILFEGKVAAEIPAEALAENTPLYNRELLTEPPEYARQAWEWTPDSLPACTNAGIELPEGVQSWNDILLTLLDTPTIASKNWVYRQYDHQVQNNTVILPGGADAAVIRLRPLEEIPNLKSQIPNLKSGVAATVDCNPRYVYLDPYEGAKAVVAEAARNLSCVGAEPLAVTDNLNFGSPEKPIGYWQLAKACRGLAEGCRELATPVTGGNVSLYNETLDSQGIPQPIYPTPVVGMVGLIPDITKICGQGWQAVGDVIYLLGLPLSSKISLGASEYLATIHGTVAGKPPQVDFDLERRVQKVCREGIRNGWVRSAHDSAEGGLAITIAECCISGNLGAEINLGIAPTQLNRLDEVLFAEGGARIFVSVASEQQEIWESYLQEHLGQEWQKLGIVRNYETGLGVFTTDNQALIKVRIEDMNDRYFHAIARRLAIHTTNPS